Proteins encoded in a region of the Teredinibacter purpureus genome:
- the uvrA gene encoding excinuclease ABC subunit UvrA: protein MDTIVVRGARTHNLKNVDLDLPRDKLIVITGLSGSGKSSLAFDTLYAEGQRRYVESLSTYARQFLSMMEKPDVDHIEGLSPAISIEQKSTSHNPRSTVGTITEIYDYLRLLYARVGEPRCPEHDEPLAAQTVSEMVDQVLTQPEGSKTMLLAPIIRDRKGEHLHIFDSLRRDGFIRARIDGLVVDLDDTPTLDKRKKHTVEAVVDRFKIRSDIAIRIAESFETAINLADGIAIVADMDGKKPDQVFSAKHSCPVCDYSLAELEPRLFSFNSPAGACSGCDGLGVKQFFSEDKLIQFPESSLSEGAIRGWDKRNLYYFHMLKSLAEHFGFDTDKQWKRLAKKHREVILYGSKGEEIDFSYVNDRGDTYNRKHAFEGVVPNLERRYRDTESNSVREELSKFLSIMKCPDCDGARLNKEARHVFIDKKTLPEITEFPVGEAYDYFKKLKFTGAKHKIADKILKELRDRFRFLVDVGLNYLTLNRSAETLSGGEAQRIRLASQIGAGLVGVMYILDEPSIGLHQRDNDRLLGTLTHLRDLGNTVIVVEHDEDAIRAADYVVDIGPGAGVHGGEVIAAGTYKQVLKAKNSITADYLTGRKKIEVPSLRHKPKDDSHLILHKARGNNLRDVTLTIPLGIMTCVTGVSGSGKSTLINGTLYPLAATALNGATTLTPAKHDSVEGLELLDKCVDIDQSPIGRTPRSNPATYTGIFTPIRDIFSGTQEARSRGYKPGRFSFNVKGGRCEACQGDGVVKVEMHFLPDVYVPCDVCKGKRYNRETLEIKYKGKNIHECLDMTVEDAREFFDAIPAIAKKLQTLMDVGLAYIRLGQAATTLSGGEAQRVKLSRELSKRDTGKTLYILDEPTTGLHFHDIQQLLNVLHRLRDHGNTIVVIEHNLDVIKTADWVIDLGPEGGSGGGQIIAEGTPETVSRVKKSYTGAYLKDMLVK, encoded by the coding sequence GTGGATACCATCGTAGTACGTGGCGCGCGCACCCATAACCTGAAAAATGTTGATCTCGACCTCCCCCGCGATAAGCTTATCGTTATCACTGGCCTGTCTGGGTCAGGGAAGTCTTCTCTGGCATTTGACACGCTTTATGCCGAAGGGCAACGGCGTTATGTTGAATCCCTATCAACCTATGCCCGCCAGTTCCTATCCATGATGGAAAAGCCAGACGTCGATCATATTGAAGGGTTAAGCCCAGCCATTTCCATCGAACAGAAATCCACCTCCCACAACCCTAGATCCACGGTTGGCACTATCACCGAGATCTACGATTATTTGAGGCTTCTTTACGCACGCGTAGGCGAACCTCGCTGCCCTGAGCACGACGAACCCCTCGCCGCTCAAACGGTCTCGGAAATGGTGGACCAAGTCCTCACGCAACCTGAGGGCAGTAAAACGATGCTGCTCGCGCCAATTATTCGCGACAGAAAAGGCGAGCACTTACACATATTTGACAGCCTACGCCGCGACGGTTTTATTCGAGCGCGCATCGATGGGCTTGTGGTTGATCTAGACGATACCCCTACCCTCGATAAACGGAAAAAACACACCGTAGAAGCCGTGGTCGATCGTTTTAAAATTCGCAGCGACATAGCGATTCGAATAGCCGAGTCATTTGAAACTGCAATTAATCTGGCCGACGGCATTGCCATCGTTGCCGATATGGACGGCAAAAAACCAGACCAGGTTTTTTCCGCGAAGCATTCGTGCCCTGTTTGTGATTACTCACTGGCAGAGCTAGAGCCTCGCCTTTTCTCCTTTAATAGCCCTGCCGGCGCATGTTCGGGATGTGACGGCCTTGGCGTAAAACAGTTTTTCTCAGAAGATAAATTGATTCAATTTCCTGAATCGTCATTATCTGAAGGCGCTATAAGAGGTTGGGACAAACGCAACCTCTATTATTTTCATATGCTGAAATCTCTCGCAGAACATTTCGGTTTCGATACAGACAAGCAGTGGAAACGCCTTGCAAAAAAACACCGTGAAGTCATTTTATACGGATCCAAAGGTGAGGAAATTGATTTTAGTTACGTCAACGACCGAGGTGACACCTATAATCGCAAGCACGCCTTTGAAGGCGTAGTGCCTAACCTCGAACGACGCTACCGCGATACAGAATCAAATTCTGTTCGCGAAGAACTCTCCAAATTTTTATCCATTATGAAATGCCCAGACTGCGATGGAGCCAGGTTAAACAAAGAGGCCCGTCACGTATTTATCGACAAAAAGACACTACCCGAGATTACCGAATTCCCGGTCGGCGAAGCCTATGATTATTTTAAGAAATTAAAATTTACCGGCGCCAAGCACAAGATAGCCGACAAAATATTAAAAGAGCTACGTGACCGATTTCGTTTTTTAGTCGACGTTGGCCTCAACTATTTAACGCTCAACCGCAGCGCAGAAACGCTCTCCGGCGGTGAAGCACAACGTATTCGATTAGCCAGCCAAATTGGTGCCGGGCTTGTTGGTGTGATGTATATCCTAGACGAGCCTTCTATAGGCTTACATCAACGTGACAATGACCGGCTACTGGGCACCCTTACCCACCTGCGAGACTTAGGCAATACCGTAATCGTTGTGGAGCACGACGAAGACGCTATTCGCGCAGCCGATTACGTTGTCGATATTGGCCCCGGTGCGGGCGTGCACGGTGGCGAAGTGATTGCTGCAGGAACCTACAAACAGGTTCTTAAGGCAAAAAACTCTATCACGGCCGACTACTTAACTGGCCGCAAAAAAATTGAAGTCCCGTCTTTGCGGCATAAGCCGAAAGACGATAGCCATCTAATATTGCATAAAGCCCGAGGCAACAACTTACGAGATGTCACACTCACTATCCCCCTTGGGATTATGACCTGCGTAACAGGCGTTTCGGGTTCAGGAAAATCAACCCTTATTAATGGCACGCTTTACCCTCTCGCCGCCACGGCATTAAACGGTGCAACAACCTTAACTCCCGCAAAGCACGATTCAGTAGAAGGCCTAGAGCTGCTCGACAAATGCGTGGATATAGATCAAAGCCCTATTGGCCGTACGCCTCGCTCAAACCCTGCTACTTACACCGGGATCTTTACACCCATCCGCGATATATTTTCTGGTACACAAGAAGCGCGCTCACGAGGGTACAAACCTGGCCGCTTCAGTTTTAATGTAAAAGGTGGCCGCTGTGAAGCCTGCCAGGGCGATGGCGTTGTAAAAGTCGAAATGCACTTTTTACCCGACGTGTACGTCCCTTGTGACGTCTGTAAGGGCAAACGTTACAACCGAGAAACTCTCGAAATAAAATACAAGGGTAAAAACATTCACGAATGTTTAGACATGACCGTTGAGGACGCACGTGAATTCTTTGACGCAATACCCGCAATCGCAAAGAAACTACAAACACTCATGGACGTAGGCCTTGCATACATTCGCCTAGGCCAAGCCGCTACCACGCTATCCGGCGGCGAAGCGCAAAGAGTAAAACTTAGTCGCGAGCTTTCTAAACGTGACACTGGTAAAACACTTTACATTCTCGACGAACCCACTACGGGGTTGCACTTTCACGACATTCAACAATTACTTAATGTATTACATCGATTGCGCGACCACGGCAATACAATCGTTGTTATTGAGCACAACCTTGATGTTATTAAAACAGCTGACTGGGTTATCGATTTAGGCCCAGAGGGAGGAAGCGGCGGCGGTCAAATTATCGCAGAAGGAACGCCGGAAACCGTTTCGCGCGTGAAGAAATCCTATACCGGCGCCTACCTAAAAGACATGTTAGTAAAATAA
- a CDS encoding glycogen synthase: protein MKNNKRILMVAAENDFLPGAKVGGVADVIRDLPPAIVALGAEVDVVLPSYGFLARLPGLNIVAEYEVSFGGSTHQVVLLLQTQKNGGASNYIIHHPAFSPSGETVYCNDHDRPFATDATKFAFFCAALGKALLDGALARPDVLHCHDWHTAFLLILIEFSPALQTLKTIRSVFTIHNLAMQGVRPLRGDSSSLETWYPDLHYDGQSICDPVNPHCVNPMRAAILLADKVHTVSPTYAEEILQPSDKINGLYGGEGLQDDLNGRSATGDLVGIINGSEYPKGARYADPAKKKVVALAEECLVTWASHQSELSSAHFVADKRLDYWAHKKSRGFTVTSVGRITEQKAKLLSTYVASGKTALETMLDTLSDRDQLILLGTGDAVYEDFLLRVSGRYSNFIFLNGYSHALSLYLYRYGDLFLMPSSFEPCGISQMLAMRAGQPCLVNSVGGLKDTVEHNKTGFCFSGGSAVEQAESMAGEFKRVRTLFDEEPEAWKKMMRAAGDVRFTWQQSAQSYMQELYTQ, encoded by the coding sequence ATGAAAAATAATAAACGTATTTTGATGGTTGCCGCGGAGAACGATTTTCTTCCTGGTGCAAAAGTAGGTGGTGTGGCCGATGTAATTCGCGATCTACCTCCCGCTATTGTGGCGTTGGGAGCTGAGGTTGATGTTGTGCTTCCGTCATATGGCTTTTTAGCACGCCTTCCTGGGTTGAATATTGTTGCCGAGTATGAAGTCAGTTTTGGCGGTTCGACTCATCAGGTAGTGTTGTTGCTGCAGACCCAAAAAAATGGGGGGGCTAGCAACTATATTATTCATCACCCCGCTTTTTCTCCCAGTGGCGAAACGGTCTATTGTAATGATCATGATCGACCTTTTGCCACCGACGCAACAAAGTTTGCTTTTTTTTGCGCTGCATTGGGTAAGGCGTTATTGGACGGTGCGCTGGCGCGGCCCGATGTTCTCCATTGTCATGATTGGCACACAGCCTTTCTCTTAATCTTGATAGAGTTTTCACCGGCGTTACAAACCTTAAAGACTATTCGGTCGGTTTTCACCATTCATAATTTGGCGATGCAAGGTGTTAGGCCCCTTAGGGGGGATTCGTCTTCATTGGAAACGTGGTATCCAGATTTACATTATGATGGCCAAAGTATTTGCGATCCGGTTAATCCTCATTGTGTTAATCCAATGCGTGCCGCAATTCTTTTAGCCGACAAAGTGCATACGGTTTCGCCTACGTATGCAGAAGAAATACTGCAGCCTAGTGACAAGATAAACGGCCTATACGGTGGCGAAGGCCTGCAAGATGATTTAAACGGACGCTCTGCAACAGGTGATCTAGTTGGGATTATAAATGGCAGCGAATACCCAAAGGGCGCTCGTTATGCTGATCCGGCCAAGAAAAAAGTCGTGGCGCTTGCTGAAGAATGTTTGGTGACATGGGCCAGTCATCAGTCGGAGTTGTCGAGTGCACATTTTGTCGCAGATAAGCGTTTGGATTATTGGGCTCACAAAAAATCACGCGGTTTCACTGTGACCTCCGTGGGCCGAATCACGGAGCAAAAGGCGAAGTTGCTGTCGACGTATGTCGCGAGTGGGAAGACGGCGTTAGAGACCATGCTCGATACGTTAAGTGACAGGGATCAATTAATACTGCTAGGTACTGGCGATGCCGTCTATGAAGACTTTCTTCTTCGGGTGAGTGGACGCTACAGTAACTTTATTTTCCTGAATGGTTATTCCCATGCACTATCGTTGTATTTATATCGCTATGGCGATTTATTTTTAATGCCGAGCTCATTCGAGCCCTGTGGGATAAGCCAGATGCTGGCAATGCGGGCTGGTCAGCCGTGCCTTGTGAATAGCGTAGGTGGTTTAAAAGATACTGTAGAACACAATAAGACAGGGTTCTGTTTTAGCGGCGGTTCTGCGGTTGAGCAAGCCGAATCGATGGCGGGGGAATTTAAACGTGTACGAACGCTATTTGATGAAGAGCCTGAAGCGTGGAAAAAAATGATGCGTGCTGCGGGTGATGTGCGCTTTACTTGGCAGCAAAGCGCACAGTCTTATATGCAGGAGCTTTATACGCAGTAA